A window of Synechococcus sp. MEDNS5 contains these coding sequences:
- a CDS encoding DUF3082 domain-containing protein, which yields MSVRQPADQAKTSTINSSDSAVESKPRKGPLSFLSGSLTSFLLAWLSLGLSKGMVAYFAAHPPSFSNAIAQSIASALKTLFTGMCFLATFSFAFIGLGLLLVFLRSLFTRPDGDAA from the coding sequence ATGAGCGTGCGCCAGCCGGCCGATCAGGCCAAAACCTCCACGATCAACAGTTCTGACTCGGCTGTTGAATCCAAGCCCCGTAAGGGGCCACTGAGCTTCCTTTCGGGATCGCTCACCAGCTTCCTGCTGGCGTGGCTCAGCTTGGGCCTGAGCAAGGGGATGGTGGCTTATTTCGCTGCCCACCCCCCATCCTTCAGCAATGCCATTGCCCAGAGCATCGCCTCAGCCTTGAAGACCTTGTTCACAGGAATGTGCTTTTTGGCCACATTCAGCTTCGCTTTCATCGGCCTGGGCCTGCTGCTGGTCTTTCTTCGCAGTCTTTTCACAAGACCCGATGGTGACGCTGCCTAG